From the genome of Cryptococcus depauperatus CBS 7841 chromosome 1, complete sequence, one region includes:
- a CDS encoding cytosolic Fe-S cluster assembly factor NBP35, with protein sequence MIATQQPHPPPSPVPLKPPSTVLPSTVPENAPQHCPGTESSQAGKVDACEGCPNQSVCAEGPKGPDPDLSFIRQRMSSVKRKILVLSGKGGVGKSTFTAGMSWALAADEECQTGLMDIDICGPSIPLLMGLSKSTIHTSASGWSPVYALNNLAVMSIGFLLPSSSDAVIWRGPKKNGLIKQFLKDVEWNDLDYMVIDTPPGTSDEHLSIIQYLKETGIDGAVLITTPQEVALQDVRKEIDFCRKIGIPILGMVENMSGFVCPKCKNESQIFMPTTGGAEAMGKELGIEVLGKVPLDPRIGRTCDQGESFLDEYPDSPATAVYLDIVQRIRELLGDE encoded by the exons ATGATAGCAACACAACAGCCCCATCCACCACCTTCGCCAGTTCCGCTCAAACCTCCATCCACAGTTCTTCCCTCCACAGTTCCCGAAAACGCCCCGCAACACTGTCCT GGCACTGAGTCTTCACAGGCTGGAAAAGTAGACGCCTGTGAAGGGTGTCCAAATCAATCAGTATGTGCAGAAGGACCCAAAGGTCCCGACCCGGATTTATCATTTATTAGGCAACGAATGAGTTCagtgaagagaaagatctTGGTACTTTCGGGAAAAGGTGGCGTCGGTAAAAGCACATTTACAGCAGGGATGTCATGGGCACTGGCTGCCGATGAGGAGTGCCAG ACAGGACTAATGgatattgacatttgtgGGCCGTCAATACCACTTCTCATGGGCCTTTCAAAATCTACAATTCATACGTCGGCGTCAGGATGGTCCCCCGTGTATGCCCTTAATAATCTTGCCGTTATGTCTATCGGGTTCttgcttccttcttcatcggATGCGGTGATTTGGAGAGGACCCAAAAAAAACGGGCTTATTAAGCAGTTCCTCAAAGACGTAGAATGGAACGACCTGGATTATATGGTCATTGACACACCTCCAGGAACCAGCGATGAGCATCTCTCAATTATCCAATACCTCAAGGAAACCGGCATAGATGGTGCAGTTCTCATAACAACGCCTCAAGAAGTGGCTTTACAGGACGTtcgaaaagagattgattTCTGCAGAAAAATTGGGATACCAATTCTTGGCATGGTTGAAAACATGTCAGGGTTTGTTTGTCCTAAATGTAAGAATGAGAGTCAGATCTTTATGCCCACAACTGGTGGGGCAGAAGCAATGGGAAAAGAACTCGGGATTGAAGTTCTCGGCAAGGTTCCTCTGGATCCAAGGATAGGAAGGACTTGTGATCAAGGCGAGAGCTTTTTGGATGAATATCCCGATAGCCCAGCAACTGCAGTCTATTTGGATATAGTTCAAAGAATCAGGGAATTACTCGGAGATGAGTAA
- a CDS encoding ubiquitin-like protein ATG12, which translates to MAATTAHLDLHLPSQEAWTAEPTLGTKPASQPNALPALEEYKKKDANKVVVRFKSIGSAPVMKNNVFKATAGHKFQAVIQFLRQQLGTKKEDSLFTYINAAFAPAPDDTVGNLYKSFGTEGHLIVNYSNTPAWG; encoded by the exons ATGGCAGCAACGACTGCCCATCTTGACTTACACTTGCCCTCGCAAGAGGCATGGACAGCTG AGCCTACCCTGGGCACCAAGCCTGCATCTCAGCCTAATGCACTCCCTGCATTGGAAGAgtacaagaagaaagatgccAATAAAG TCGTCGTCCGGTTCAAGTCGATAGGGTCGGCTCCTGTAATGAAGaacaatgtcttcaaggCTACGGCAGGGCACAAATTTCAAGCAGTAATCCAATTCTTGAGACAACAGCTGGGTACCAAGAAGGAGGACTCTTTG TTTACATATATCAATGCTGCTTTTGCCCCAGCGCCTGATGATACAGTAGGAAATCTATACAAGTCTTTTGGTACGGAAGGCCATCTCATCGTCAATTATAG TAACACTCCAGCTTGGGGATAG